From the Harpia harpyja isolate bHarHar1 chromosome 16, bHarHar1 primary haplotype, whole genome shotgun sequence genome, one window contains:
- the LPXN gene encoding leupaxin isoform X3 has protein sequence MEDLDALLAELEQSSRPASKDCVLQTPSSCKQDPATAGPPAPRGREPLASVALKVQLPPWAQPPGEALETVYSSPIPVPQPLIPSPPPTAAARQLDELLADLGHMQSKLVAVGQGAGVPVEPKPSLDNMLGSLTRDLQELGITATPASVCATCHKPIAGKVFTALGKTWHPEHFTCARCGQELGSRPFFERGGQAYCEEDYHQAFSPRCAYCAGPIREKVLTALDQTWHPEHFFCAHCGKVFGDDGFHEQSGKPYCHQDFLAMFAPKCQGCDRPVTDNYLSALQGVWHPECFVCTECLSSFTRGSFFELQGRPYCELHFHQRQGNICHGCGHPVTGRCITAAGRKYHPEHFICAYCLGQLQKGTFREHGDKMYCRACHDKLFL, from the exons ATGGAGGATTTAG ATGCCTTGCTGGCAGAACTGGAGCAGAGCTCTCGCCCAGCCTCCAAGGACTGCGTGCTGCAGACGCCAAGTTCCTGCAAGCAGGATCCAGCCACAGCGGGGCCCCCAGCCCCACGTGGCCGTGAGCCACTTGCCTCGGTGGCCCTGAAG GTGCAGCTGCCGCCTTGGGCTCAGCCTCCAGGAGAGGCTTTGGAGACAGTGTACAG CAGTCCCATACCAGTCCCACAGCCACTGATCCCCTCGCCCCCACCCACGGCAGCCGCCCGGCAGCTGGACGAGCTTTTGGCCGACCTGGGCCACATGCAGAGTAAG CtagtggctgtggggcagggagccgGAGTGCCAGTGGAGCCCAAGCCCTCGCTGGACAACATGCTGGGCAGCCTCACCCGGGACCTGCAGGAGCTGGGCATCACAGCCACCCCCGCCAGCGTCTGCGCCACCTGCCACAAGCCCATCGCTGGCAAG GTGTTCACAGCCCTGGGCAAAACCTGGCACCCTGAGCACTTCACCTGCGCCCGCTGTGGGCAGGAATTGGGCAGCCGGCCCTTCTTTGAGCGGGGCGGGCAGGCGTACTGCGAGGAGGACTATCACCAGGCCTTCTCGCCCCGCTGCGCCTACTGTGCTGGCCCCATCCGCGAG AAAGTCCTCACGGCCCTGGACCAGACCTGGCACCCCGAGCACTTCttctgtgcccactgtgggaaggtGTTCGGAGATGACG GTTTCCATGAGCAGAGCGGGAAGCCGTACTGCCACCAGGACTTCCTGGCCATGTTTGCCCCGAAATGCCAGGGCTGCGACCGCCCCGTAACGGACAATTACCTGTCAGCTCTGCAGGGCGTCTGGCACCCCGAGTGCTTCGTGTGCACG GAGTGCCTGAGCAGCTTCACCCGTGGCTCCTTCTTCGAGCTGCAGGGACGTCCCTACTGCGAGCTGCACTTCCACCAGCGGCAGGGCAACATCTGCCACGGCTGCGGCCATCCTGTGACCGGCCGCTGCATCACAGCTGCAGGGCGCAAGTACCACCCCGAGCACTTCATCTGCGCCTACTGCCTGGGCCAGCTGCAGAAAGGCACCTTCCGTGAGCACGGCGACAAGATGTACTG
- the LPXN gene encoding leupaxin isoform X1, producing MEDLDALLAELEQSSRPASKDCVLQTPSSCKQDPATAGPPAPRGREPLASVALKVQLPPWAQPPGEALETVYSSPIPVPQPLIPSPPPTAAARQLDELLADLGHMQSKVSLGPGGKEVGGLALTQPSSGPHHPPSWQLVAVGQGAGVPVEPKPSLDNMLGSLTRDLQELGITATPASVCATCHKPIAGKVFTALGKTWHPEHFTCARCGQELGSRPFFERGGQAYCEEDYHQAFSPRCAYCAGPIREKVLTALDQTWHPEHFFCAHCGKVFGDDGFHEQSGKPYCHQDFLAMFAPKCQGCDRPVTDNYLSALQGVWHPECFVCTECLSSFTRGSFFELQGRPYCELHFHQRQGNICHGCGHPVTGRCITAAGRKYHPEHFICAYCLGQLQKGTFREHGDKMYCRACHDKLFL from the exons ATGGAGGATTTAG ATGCCTTGCTGGCAGAACTGGAGCAGAGCTCTCGCCCAGCCTCCAAGGACTGCGTGCTGCAGACGCCAAGTTCCTGCAAGCAGGATCCAGCCACAGCGGGGCCCCCAGCCCCACGTGGCCGTGAGCCACTTGCCTCGGTGGCCCTGAAG GTGCAGCTGCCGCCTTGGGCTCAGCCTCCAGGAGAGGCTTTGGAGACAGTGTACAG CAGTCCCATACCAGTCCCACAGCCACTGATCCCCTCGCCCCCACCCACGGCAGCCGCCCGGCAGCTGGACGAGCTTTTGGCCGACCTGGGCCACATGCAGAGTAAGGTGAGCCTTGGCCCTGGGGGAAAGGAGGTTGGGGGCCTGGCCCTCACCCAGCCCTCATCTGGCCCGCACCACCCTCCTTCCTGGCAGCtagtggctgtggggcagggagccgGAGTGCCAGTGGAGCCCAAGCCCTCGCTGGACAACATGCTGGGCAGCCTCACCCGGGACCTGCAGGAGCTGGGCATCACAGCCACCCCCGCCAGCGTCTGCGCCACCTGCCACAAGCCCATCGCTGGCAAG GTGTTCACAGCCCTGGGCAAAACCTGGCACCCTGAGCACTTCACCTGCGCCCGCTGTGGGCAGGAATTGGGCAGCCGGCCCTTCTTTGAGCGGGGCGGGCAGGCGTACTGCGAGGAGGACTATCACCAGGCCTTCTCGCCCCGCTGCGCCTACTGTGCTGGCCCCATCCGCGAG AAAGTCCTCACGGCCCTGGACCAGACCTGGCACCCCGAGCACTTCttctgtgcccactgtgggaaggtGTTCGGAGATGACG GTTTCCATGAGCAGAGCGGGAAGCCGTACTGCCACCAGGACTTCCTGGCCATGTTTGCCCCGAAATGCCAGGGCTGCGACCGCCCCGTAACGGACAATTACCTGTCAGCTCTGCAGGGCGTCTGGCACCCCGAGTGCTTCGTGTGCACG GAGTGCCTGAGCAGCTTCACCCGTGGCTCCTTCTTCGAGCTGCAGGGACGTCCCTACTGCGAGCTGCACTTCCACCAGCGGCAGGGCAACATCTGCCACGGCTGCGGCCATCCTGTGACCGGCCGCTGCATCACAGCTGCAGGGCGCAAGTACCACCCCGAGCACTTCATCTGCGCCTACTGCCTGGGCCAGCTGCAGAAAGGCACCTTCCGTGAGCACGGCGACAAGATGTACTG
- the LPXN gene encoding leupaxin isoform X2, translated as MLHAATPCQHVPGQAPYPLLWPVGKGQHLVGGKVLNPGHPPALGRKPQHPSLSAVPSSPIPVPQPLIPSPPPTAAARQLDELLADLGHMQSKVSLGPGGKEVGGLALTQPSSGPHHPPSWQLVAVGQGAGVPVEPKPSLDNMLGSLTRDLQELGITATPASVCATCHKPIAGKVFTALGKTWHPEHFTCARCGQELGSRPFFERGGQAYCEEDYHQAFSPRCAYCAGPIREKVLTALDQTWHPEHFFCAHCGKVFGDDGFHEQSGKPYCHQDFLAMFAPKCQGCDRPVTDNYLSALQGVWHPECFVCTECLSSFTRGSFFELQGRPYCELHFHQRQGNICHGCGHPVTGRCITAAGRKYHPEHFICAYCLGQLQKGTFREHGDKMYCRACHDKLFL; from the exons ATGCTGCATGCAGCCACCCCCTGCCAGCATGTCCCTGGGCAGGCCCCCTATCCCCTGCTGTGGCCTGTGGGGAAAGGGCAACATCTCGTGGGGGGGAAGGTTCTCAATCCTGGGCACCCTCCAGCCTTGGGGCGGAAGCCACAGCATCCCTCACTCTCTGCCGTGCCCAGCAGTCCCATACCAGTCCCACAGCCACTGATCCCCTCGCCCCCACCCACGGCAGCCGCCCGGCAGCTGGACGAGCTTTTGGCCGACCTGGGCCACATGCAGAGTAAGGTGAGCCTTGGCCCTGGGGGAAAGGAGGTTGGGGGCCTGGCCCTCACCCAGCCCTCATCTGGCCCGCACCACCCTCCTTCCTGGCAGCtagtggctgtggggcagggagccgGAGTGCCAGTGGAGCCCAAGCCCTCGCTGGACAACATGCTGGGCAGCCTCACCCGGGACCTGCAGGAGCTGGGCATCACAGCCACCCCCGCCAGCGTCTGCGCCACCTGCCACAAGCCCATCGCTGGCAAG GTGTTCACAGCCCTGGGCAAAACCTGGCACCCTGAGCACTTCACCTGCGCCCGCTGTGGGCAGGAATTGGGCAGCCGGCCCTTCTTTGAGCGGGGCGGGCAGGCGTACTGCGAGGAGGACTATCACCAGGCCTTCTCGCCCCGCTGCGCCTACTGTGCTGGCCCCATCCGCGAG AAAGTCCTCACGGCCCTGGACCAGACCTGGCACCCCGAGCACTTCttctgtgcccactgtgggaaggtGTTCGGAGATGACG GTTTCCATGAGCAGAGCGGGAAGCCGTACTGCCACCAGGACTTCCTGGCCATGTTTGCCCCGAAATGCCAGGGCTGCGACCGCCCCGTAACGGACAATTACCTGTCAGCTCTGCAGGGCGTCTGGCACCCCGAGTGCTTCGTGTGCACG GAGTGCCTGAGCAGCTTCACCCGTGGCTCCTTCTTCGAGCTGCAGGGACGTCCCTACTGCGAGCTGCACTTCCACCAGCGGCAGGGCAACATCTGCCACGGCTGCGGCCATCCTGTGACCGGCCGCTGCATCACAGCTGCAGGGCGCAAGTACCACCCCGAGCACTTCATCTGCGCCTACTGCCTGGGCCAGCTGCAGAAAGGCACCTTCCGTGAGCACGGCGACAAGATGTACTG
- the LPXN gene encoding leupaxin isoform X4, whose protein sequence is MEDLDALLAELEQSSRPASKDCVLQTPSSCKQDPATAGPPAPRGREPLASVALKVQLPPWAQPPGEALETVYSSPIPVPQPLIPSPPPTAAARQLDELLADLGHMQSKVSLGPGGKEVGGLALTQPSSGPHHPPSWQLVAVGQGAGVPVEPKPSLDNMLGSLTRDLQELGITATPASVCATCHKPIAGKVFTALGKTWHPEHFTCARCGQELGSRPFFERGGQAYCEEDYHQAFSPRCAYCAGPIREKVLTALDQTWHPEHFFCAHCGKVFGDDGVPEQLHPWLLLRAAGTSLLRAALPPAAGQHLPRLRPSCDRPLHHSCRAQVPPRALHLRLLPGPAAERHLP, encoded by the exons ATGGAGGATTTAG ATGCCTTGCTGGCAGAACTGGAGCAGAGCTCTCGCCCAGCCTCCAAGGACTGCGTGCTGCAGACGCCAAGTTCCTGCAAGCAGGATCCAGCCACAGCGGGGCCCCCAGCCCCACGTGGCCGTGAGCCACTTGCCTCGGTGGCCCTGAAG GTGCAGCTGCCGCCTTGGGCTCAGCCTCCAGGAGAGGCTTTGGAGACAGTGTACAG CAGTCCCATACCAGTCCCACAGCCACTGATCCCCTCGCCCCCACCCACGGCAGCCGCCCGGCAGCTGGACGAGCTTTTGGCCGACCTGGGCCACATGCAGAGTAAGGTGAGCCTTGGCCCTGGGGGAAAGGAGGTTGGGGGCCTGGCCCTCACCCAGCCCTCATCTGGCCCGCACCACCCTCCTTCCTGGCAGCtagtggctgtggggcagggagccgGAGTGCCAGTGGAGCCCAAGCCCTCGCTGGACAACATGCTGGGCAGCCTCACCCGGGACCTGCAGGAGCTGGGCATCACAGCCACCCCCGCCAGCGTCTGCGCCACCTGCCACAAGCCCATCGCTGGCAAG GTGTTCACAGCCCTGGGCAAAACCTGGCACCCTGAGCACTTCACCTGCGCCCGCTGTGGGCAGGAATTGGGCAGCCGGCCCTTCTTTGAGCGGGGCGGGCAGGCGTACTGCGAGGAGGACTATCACCAGGCCTTCTCGCCCCGCTGCGCCTACTGTGCTGGCCCCATCCGCGAG AAAGTCCTCACGGCCCTGGACCAGACCTGGCACCCCGAGCACTTCttctgtgcccactgtgggaaggtGTTCGGAGATGACG GAGTGCCTGAGCAGCTTCACCCGTGGCTCCTTCTTCGAGCTGCAGGGACGTCCCTACTGCGAGCTGCACTTCCACCAGCGGCAGGGCAACATCTGCCACGGCTGCGGCCATCCTGTGACCGGCCGCTGCATCACAGCTGCAGGGCGCAAGTACCACCCCGAGCACTTCATCTGCGCCTACTGCCTGGGCCAGCTGCAGAAAGGCACCTTCCGTGA